In a single window of the Maniola jurtina chromosome 4, ilManJurt1.1, whole genome shotgun sequence genome:
- the LOC123864324 gene encoding transport and Golgi organization protein 11 produces MQYPSDESYTRLISHNMTVPHRIKATGDIVDEDNLPNGLVSGWDYANEKFDMKVPERILVVGQDQHLGTKAPPREIQLDNAVLPTDPGMIRVSTPPRVITLDQHYFPSADDFPAELANSPPRSIRPMRSLGDGARSTTPHPDQFNESTMTESRLVLRDPTPPMGNGEGLSASEELVHLRRQIVKLNRRVMAIEAEQLQRQQKEKIAYAISIAYLLFKVIAWLNRS; encoded by the exons ATGCAATACCCATCCGACGAGTCATACACTCGGCTTATAAGCCATAACATGACAGTGCCACATAGGATAAAG GCAACTGGGGATATAGTTGATGAGGACAATCTCCCTAATGGACTAGTATCAGGATGGGATTATGCCAATGAGAAGTTTGATATGAAGGTTCCTGAACGAATCCTTGTTGTGGGACAAGACCAGCACTTAG GTACCAAAGCTCCTCCAAGAGAGATTCAACTTGACAATGCAGTTTTACCAACTGACCCTGGCATGATCAGAGTGAGCACTCCTCCTCGTGTTATAACCCTGGATCAGCACTACTTTCCTTCAGCTGATGACTTTCCAGCAGAGCTGGCTAATTCTCCTCCGAGAAGCATTCGACCCATGCGTTCTTTGGGTGATGGAGCAAGATCCACTACACCACATCCTGACCAGTTCAATGAATCTACCATGACTGAATCACGATTAGTTCTAAG AGATCCAACACCACCAATGGGTAATGGAGAGGGACTTTCTGCATCTGAAGAGCTGGTGCATTTACGAAGGCAGATTGTTAAACTGAATCGCCGTGTAATGGCTATTGAGGCAGAACAGCTGCAAagacagcaaaaagaaaaaattgcttATGCAATAAGTATTGCTTACTTATTGTTCAAAGTGATTGCTTGGCTGAAtagatcttaa
- the LOC123864318 gene encoding 4'-phosphopantetheine phosphatase gives MEHFGLSHILYEPDKYSPDTLDLLSDEEAREYWLNTCEKLVEKYVNFALSNTEDPTVEIRALKFKTCYIEALKELRINPLAHGQLTIRLLLDVNETCLRSQGFFDLWKQQKKYENETALATLAVRLAEIDAVPDDRQRWTELCRGVLAGNMFDWGAQAVTSILNCGLYEALEKIQKRPWLYDGLEKWLEKLEKTVHHCAAVFVDNSGVDIVLGILPFVRALLLRGTSVILCANEWPALNDITNVELEEVLQRASLICPILAAAMATGDLVVRSSGQRGPCLDLRTISVGLCTEMKMRGVDLIILEGMGRALHTNLNARLAVDSLKLAVVKNAWLAQRLGGPLFSVIFLYEDKPSET, from the exons ATGGAACATTTTGGCTTATCTCATATTTTATATGAGCCAGATAAATATAGTCCAGATACTTTGGACTTATTAAGTGACGAAGAAGCAAGGGAATATTGGCTAAATACATGTGAAAAGCTTGTcgaaaaatatgttaattttgCCCTCTCTAATACTGAAGATCCGACTGTTGAAATAAGAGCTTTAAAATTTAAGACTTGCTACATAGAGGCTTTAAAGGAACTTAGAATTAATCCTCT TGCTCATGGACAATTGACTATACGACTGCTTCTTGATGTCAATGAAACATGTCTTCGATCTCAAGGCTTTTTTGATTTATGGAAGCAGCAAAAGAAGTACGAAAATGAGACTGCACTTGCTACACTTGCTGTAAGATTGGCAGAAATTGATGCTGTGCCAGATGATAGACAAAGATGGACAGAATTGTGTAGAGGAGTCTTGGCTG GTAATATGTTTGATTGGGGTGCACAGGCTGTAACTTCTATACTAAATTGTGGACTTTATGAAGCTCTTGAGAAGATTCAAAAAAGGCCATGGCTATATGATGGCTTAGAAAAATGGttggaaaagttagag AAAACTGTTCACCACTGTGCTGCTGTTTTTGTTGATAACAGTGGTGTTGACATAGTATTAGGCATCTTGCCATTTGTAAGAGCATTGTTACTGAGGGGCACATCAGTTATACTTTGTGCTAATGAGTGGCCAGCACTCAATGACATCACCAATGTTGAGCTGGAAGAAGTTCTTCAGCGTGCATCTCTTATATGCCCTATCCTAGCAGCTGCTATGGCTACTGGGGACTTAGTAGTTAGGTCTAGTGGACAAAGAGGTCCTTGCCTTGATCTCAGAACTATCAGTGTTG GGCTTTGTACAGAAATGAAGATGAGAGGAGTAGATTTAATAATTTTAGAAGGAATGGGAAGAGCTCTTCATACAAATTTAAATGCACGTCTTGCAGTGGATTCTCTGAAATTGGCTGTTGTAAAAAATGCATGGTTAGCCCAAAGACTTGGTGGTCCATTATTTTCAGTAATTTTTCTCTATGAAGATAAACCTTCAGAAACATAA